ACGCGCGCCTGGCGGAAGATCACGCCGCCCGGCGACGTGGCCGCGATGGCGAGCGCCACGAGCGCCGCCACCGGCGCCGTCAGGACGACGAGGACGCCGGCCGCCGCGACGTCGAAGAGCCGCTTCAACGCGCCGCCGGCGCCGTCCTCGGGGTCGCCGATCACCTCGATGAGCGGGATGTCGTGGAGGCGCAGCGTCTCGCGCCGGCCGATCAGGATCTCGAACGGCGACGGCACCACCGAGATGCGCGCGCGCATCCCCGCGTGCCGCCCGAGCGCGTCGAGCAGCTGGTCCTGCCAGCCGCCGTCCGAGGCGATGATGACCTCGTCGACGGCGTGGCGCTCGCAGAGCCCCGGCAGATCGTCGCGGTTGCCGAGGACGGGAACGCCCTCCAGCGCCGTCGCGCGCGTGCCGTTGCCGCCGCTCACGACCGTCCCCACGACGTCGAGCCCGAGCCACCGCTGCCCGCGCAGGGTCTCGATCACCTCCGCCGCCGCCGCGTTCGTGCCGACCACCAGCACCCGCTTGCGCGGATACCGCCCCATGAGGGGACGGCATCCGAGCCGCCACGCCGCCAGCAGGCCCGCGTTGACGAGCGCCAGCACGACGAAGATCGAGCGCGGGAAGACGAGGTCCTGGCGAAAGAAGTAGACGGCGATGAGGAACAGCGCCTGCACCGCCGCCGCCGTCGCCAGGGCGCCGAGATACTGGCGCGGGTACAGCACCGCGCGCGTCTCGTAGAGGCCGAGGAAGTAGAGGCTGGCCGCCTGCGCGACCAGCATCTCGCCCCAGTGGTGGTGCACCTCGGCGAAGCGCAGCGCCGGCAGATAGCCCTGCGTCAGGGGCAGCGGGACGACCACGCGCAGCAGGAATGCGAGCAGG
The genomic region above belongs to bacterium and contains:
- a CDS encoding sugar transferase produces the protein MHRRDTGWRLRWALLGAGDMLACLLAYLLAFLLRVVVPLPLTQGYLPALRFAEVHHHWGEMLVAQAASLYFLGLYETRAVLYPRQYLGALATAAAVQALFLIAVYFFRQDLVFPRSIFVVLALVNAGLLAAWRLGCRPLMGRYPRKRVLVVGTNAAAAEVIETLRGQRWLGLDVVGTVVSGGNGTRATALEGVPVLGNRDDLPGLCERHAVDEVIIASDGGWQDQLLDALGRHAGMRARISVVPSPFEILIGRRETLRLHDIPLIEVIGDPEDGAGGALKRLFDVAAAGVLVVLTAPVAALVALAIAATSPGGVIFRQARVGKDGRVFTIYKFRTMQREAERATGPVLAAENDPRVTPLGRVLRATRLDELPQLWNVLRGDMSFVGPRPERPEFVAEFERDITGYVERFRVRPGLTGYAQVNGEYRTSAATKLKYDLAYIHNRSLWLDVRILSETMKVMLTRRGV